A single genomic interval of Bacillus smithii harbors:
- the spoIVA gene encoding stage IV sporulation protein A: MEKVDLFKDIAERTGGDIYLGVVGAVRTGKSTFIKKFMELVVLPNIQSEADRARAQDELPQSAAGKTIMTTEPKFVPNQAVKVSVDEGLEVNIRLVDCVGYTVPGAKGYEDENDGPRMISTPWYEEPIPFHEAAEIGTRKVIQEHSTIGVVITTDGSIGEIPRADYIEAEERVIDELKEVGKPFIMIVNSARPYHPETEALRLELSEKYDIPVLSMSVENMREGDVLSVLREALYEFPVLEVNVNLPSWVMVLKEDHWLRENYQEAVKETVKDIKRLRDVERVVQQFDELEFIERAGLAGMDMGQGVAEIDLYAPDELYDQVLKEIVGVEVRGKDHLLELMQDFAHAKSEYDQIADALKMVKQTGYGIAAPSLTDMSLDEPEIIRQGSRFGVRLKAVAPSIHMIKVDVESEFAPIIGTEKQSEELVRYLMQDFEDDPLSIWNSDIFGRSLSSIVREGIQAKLSLMPENARYKLKETLERIINEGSGGLIAIIL, encoded by the coding sequence TTGGAAAAAGTAGATCTTTTTAAAGATATTGCAGAAAGAACCGGCGGAGATATCTACTTAGGGGTAGTGGGAGCGGTCCGTACGGGAAAATCAACTTTTATAAAAAAATTCATGGAACTTGTTGTATTGCCGAATATTCAAAGTGAAGCAGACCGGGCTCGTGCTCAAGATGAACTTCCACAGAGTGCGGCAGGGAAAACGATTATGACCACCGAGCCGAAATTTGTTCCGAATCAAGCGGTGAAAGTGAGCGTTGATGAGGGGCTTGAAGTAAACATTCGCTTGGTAGATTGCGTTGGATATACGGTTCCGGGGGCAAAAGGATATGAAGATGAAAACGACGGACCGAGAATGATCAGCACTCCGTGGTATGAAGAGCCGATTCCTTTCCATGAAGCAGCTGAAATTGGTACAAGAAAAGTCATTCAAGAACATTCAACGATTGGTGTTGTCATTACGACAGATGGAAGTATTGGAGAAATCCCGCGCGCTGATTATATTGAAGCAGAAGAGCGCGTCATCGATGAATTAAAAGAAGTAGGGAAACCATTTATCATGATTGTCAATTCTGCGAGGCCTTATCATCCGGAAACGGAAGCGCTTCGCTTAGAGCTTAGCGAAAAATATGATATTCCCGTATTGTCCATGTCGGTGGAAAATATGCGGGAAGGCGACGTTTTAAGTGTTTTACGTGAAGCATTATATGAATTTCCTGTGCTTGAGGTGAATGTTAATCTGCCTAGTTGGGTCATGGTATTGAAGGAAGATCATTGGCTTCGGGAAAATTACCAAGAAGCCGTGAAAGAAACGGTGAAAGATATCAAACGGCTTAGAGATGTGGAACGAGTTGTTCAGCAATTTGACGAGCTCGAATTTATTGAAAGAGCCGGTTTGGCAGGAATGGATATGGGGCAAGGGGTTGCGGAAATAGATTTATATGCACCCGATGAATTATATGATCAAGTATTGAAAGAAATTGTCGGTGTGGAAGTGCGGGGAAAAGATCATCTGTTGGAATTGATGCAAGATTTTGCTCATGCAAAATCGGAATATGATCAAATTGCTGATGCTTTGAAAATGGTGAAACAAACCGGATACGGCATCGCCGCACCGTCTTTAACGGATATGAGTTTAGACGAACCGGAAATTATCAGGCAGGGGTCGCGATTCGGTGTCAGGCTAAAAGCCGTCGCCCCATCCATTCATATGATTAAAGTGGATGTTGAATCAGAATTTGCTCCGATCATTGGAACGGAAAAACAAAGCGAAGAATTGGTCCGGTATTTGATGCAAGACTTTGAAGATGATCCGTTATCCATTTGGAATTCCGATATATTTGGCAGAAGTTTAAGTTCGATTGTTCGAGAAGGCATACAGGCGAAACTATCATTAATGCCGGAAAATGCCCGCTATAAACTGAAAGAGACGCTGGAACGCATCATTAACGAAGGTTCCGGAGGACTTATAGCCATTATACTTTAG
- a CDS encoding heptaprenyl diphosphate synthase component 1 — translation MYTWLKKMADIKEEIQQKLSYPYLSRHLDDPHIDEDRLLFLLLPFQEESLKENVKHYITTAMLIQIALDTHEKVSVSNEEPAMKRQIKVLAGDYFSGLYYQILADVQNVSMIRIFANSIKQINEQKIAVYQHENRSTDEIINSIKLIESGVAQGFYSYFQYGAYSSFISEILLLKRLLQERNLFLKQKPALLFDALKSIQFPTVQGSLYSLAGSDLRSLLHISDRYIQRTKQKIEKTLNTWEHRDPLLIEKVRTLLETEPYSIKILAEEG, via the coding sequence ATGTACACTTGGTTGAAGAAGATGGCGGATATTAAAGAAGAAATTCAGCAAAAGCTGTCATATCCTTACTTGAGTCGGCATTTGGATGATCCGCATATTGATGAAGATCGGCTCTTATTTTTGTTATTGCCATTTCAAGAAGAATCGTTGAAAGAAAACGTGAAACATTATATTACAACAGCTATGCTGATTCAAATTGCCCTTGATACCCATGAAAAGGTTTCCGTGTCTAATGAAGAACCAGCGATGAAACGTCAAATCAAAGTGTTGGCAGGCGATTATTTCAGCGGGCTGTATTATCAAATTTTGGCCGATGTTCAAAATGTATCCATGATCCGAATATTTGCCAATTCCATTAAGCAAATCAATGAGCAGAAAATCGCTGTATATCAACATGAGAATCGATCGACGGACGAGATTATAAACAGCATCAAGTTGATAGAATCAGGTGTTGCTCAAGGATTTTACTCTTATTTTCAATACGGCGCTTATTCTTCTTTCATATCTGAAATTTTATTACTCAAAAGGCTTCTGCAGGAACGGAACTTATTTTTAAAACAAAAACCGGCTTTGCTTTTTGATGCTTTGAAATCCATTCAATTTCCGACAGTTCAAGGCTCTTTGTACAGTTTGGCCGGAAGTGATCTTCGCTCCTTGCTTCACATTAGCGATCGATACATTCAAAGGACAAAACAAAAAATCGAGAAAACTCTCAACACTTGGGAGCATCGGGATCCATTGCTGATTGAAAAAGTTCGAACGTTGTTAGAAACGGAGCCGTATTCAATCAAAATACTTGCGGAAGAAGGGTAG
- a CDS encoding DUF2768 domain-containing protein: MSPGMIKMWISFLAMGFMILSVFAIYVSRYKMKFKFLRFLVAFFAYIFLFLGGIMMIYVVFSGPVG, translated from the coding sequence ATGTCACCAGGCATGATTAAAATGTGGATATCCTTTCTTGCGATGGGGTTCATGATTCTTTCTGTGTTCGCTATTTATGTCAGCCGATATAAAATGAAATTTAAGTTTCTTCGATTTCTTGTTGCTTTTTTTGCCTACATATTTTTATTTCTTGGCGGCATCATGATGATCTATGTTGTTTTCAGCGGCCCTGTCGGCTAG
- a CDS encoding HU family DNA-binding protein produces the protein MNKTELINEVAEAAELSKKDATKAVDAVFTAIQNALASGDKVQLIGFGNFEVRERAARKGRNPQTGEEIEIAASKVPAFKPGKALKDAVK, from the coding sequence GTGAATAAAACAGAACTAATCAACGAAGTTGCAGAAGCAGCTGAACTTTCTAAAAAAGATGCGACAAAAGCGGTGGATGCGGTGTTTACTGCTATCCAAAATGCTCTGGCTAGCGGAGATAAAGTTCAACTTATCGGATTTGGAAATTTCGAAGTTCGCGAACGTGCTGCGCGTAAAGGACGCAACCCTCAAACAGGAGAAGAAATTGAAATCGCAGCTAGCAAAGTGCCTGCATTTAAACCTGGTAAAGCATTGAAGGATGCTGTCAAGTGA
- a CDS encoding amidase produces MKKSTLLKSNEKDFLFEEVTVEELIAGYQNGEYTAQEVVQSYLDRIHELEQFYNAFTFMNPNALEDAKNIDRLREEGAELGPLAGIPIVIKEAVDVAGFPSTFGWAPLCKESGGIELMPVKDAPVVARLKEAGAIILGKTNIPAFSCAYNANNSWDGPTYNAVNRSISPGGSSSGTATAVSGNFAVLGVAEETAGSIQVPAAAQALVGIKPSFGLIPNVGVTPLGGTTRDVLGPHARTVQDAALMLSVMAGYSKEDPKTISSIGNIPENGYTSFLDKNFLQGKRLGLYGPGWRTQELSAETQKLYLAAIEVLKAQGAEVVEDPFAGTGLAEYVSSKGGPSALVGLGLETFFYDLEKYLKHLNPEDPSLSIKTVFDKAKSIPWTEDGPLALVHDYVNAETAEADHSILPDLSEFYETKGELLRMIHQVMEDKGLDGFVYPQMPTAIPSIQENVVQSTTISEINISGLPLITVPAGYYESGSPFALAFFGKMWSEGELIGMAYAYEQATKHRKAPVLYPEY; encoded by the coding sequence TTGAAAAAAAGTACTTTATTGAAGTCAAACGAAAAAGATTTCCTTTTTGAAGAAGTCACAGTAGAAGAACTTATAGCTGGGTATCAAAATGGTGAATATACGGCTCAAGAAGTAGTTCAGTCTTACCTTGATCGAATTCATGAATTGGAACAGTTTTATAATGCTTTTACCTTCATGAATCCTAATGCTCTTGAGGATGCTAAAAACATTGACCGGCTGCGTGAAGAAGGAGCAGAACTTGGACCTCTGGCAGGAATTCCTATTGTCATAAAGGAAGCGGTGGATGTTGCAGGGTTTCCTTCCACGTTTGGCTGGGCTCCTCTTTGTAAGGAATCTGGTGGAATCGAGTTAATGCCGGTGAAAGATGCGCCGGTCGTTGCAAGATTGAAAGAAGCGGGTGCTATCATTCTAGGAAAAACCAATATTCCGGCTTTTAGCTGTGCTTATAATGCAAACAATAGTTGGGACGGGCCCACATATAATGCAGTAAACCGCTCGATTTCACCAGGAGGAAGCAGTAGTGGTACCGCGACTGCCGTTTCAGGAAACTTTGCGGTCCTTGGCGTCGCTGAGGAAACGGCCGGATCCATTCAAGTTCCTGCTGCAGCTCAAGCTTTAGTCGGTATTAAGCCTTCTTTTGGGTTAATACCGAATGTCGGGGTCACTCCCCTAGGAGGAACGACTCGCGATGTGTTAGGACCACACGCTCGTACGGTTCAAGATGCAGCGCTTATGCTAAGCGTGATGGCCGGGTATTCAAAAGAAGATCCAAAAACCATTTCTTCAATTGGAAATATTCCTGAAAACGGATACACTTCTTTTCTTGATAAGAATTTTTTACAAGGTAAACGTTTAGGATTATACGGACCGGGATGGCGTACACAAGAACTTTCAGCGGAAACCCAAAAATTGTATTTGGCGGCCATTGAAGTATTAAAAGCCCAAGGTGCGGAAGTTGTTGAGGATCCTTTTGCAGGAACCGGACTTGCTGAATATGTATCATCTAAAGGTGGTCCGTCGGCTTTAGTGGGTCTTGGGCTGGAAACCTTTTTCTACGACTTGGAAAAATACCTTAAACATTTAAATCCGGAGGATCCTTCTCTTTCGATCAAAACAGTGTTTGATAAAGCAAAAAGTATTCCTTGGACTGAAGATGGCCCGCTTGCTTTAGTTCACGATTATGTGAATGCTGAAACAGCTGAAGCGGATCACAGCATTTTGCCGGATTTGAGTGAATTTTACGAAACAAAGGGGGAATTGCTTAGAATGATTCATCAAGTAATGGAAGACAAAGGTCTTGACGGATTTGTCTATCCACAAATGCCAACAGCCATTCCGTCGATTCAGGAAAATGTTGTGCAATCTACCACCATATCTGAAATCAATATAAGCGGTTTACCGCTGATTACCGTTCCGGCTGGCTATTATGAAAGCGGATCGCCGTTTGCATTGGCCTTCTTCGGCAAAATGTGGAGTGAAGGCGAACTGATTGGAATGGCTTATGCTTACGAACAAGCTACAAAACATCGAAAAGCCCCTGTATTGTATCCGGAATATTAA
- the mtrB gene encoding trp RNA-binding attenuation protein MtrB: protein MVNQSDYVVIKALENGVNVIGLTRGTDTRFHHSEKLDAGEVMIAQFTEHTSAIKVRGRAEIWTNVGQLKSGVDE, encoded by the coding sequence ATGGTCAATCAAAGTGATTATGTGGTCATCAAAGCGTTGGAAAACGGAGTAAACGTCATCGGCTTAACAAGAGGAACCGATACTCGTTTTCACCATTCGGAAAAATTAGATGCAGGCGAAGTAATGATCGCGCAATTTACAGAACACACGTCCGCTATCAAAGTACGGGGGCGTGCGGAAATATGGACGAATGTTGGCCAGCTAAAAAGCGGGGTCGATGAATAA
- the menG gene encoding demethylmenaquinone methyltransferase, which produces MHQPSSKEERVLNVFEKIYSNYDKMNSLISFKQHMRWRKDTMKRMNVQKGKIALDVCCGTADWTIALAEAVGEEGKVYGLDFSKNMLKIGEQKIKEKNLSQVTLLHGNAMELPFEDNTFDYVTIGFGLRNVPDYLRVLEEMHRVLKPGGMAVCLDTSQPTLWGYRQLYYFYFRFIMPLFGKIFAKSYDEYSWLQESAREFPGMKELAKLFEKAGFINVAYKPYNGGVAASHFGYKQT; this is translated from the coding sequence ATGCATCAACCATCATCAAAAGAAGAACGTGTTTTAAATGTGTTTGAAAAAATTTATTCGAATTACGATAAAATGAATTCACTGATTAGCTTTAAGCAACATATGCGGTGGCGAAAAGATACAATGAAGCGAATGAATGTGCAGAAAGGAAAAATTGCTCTCGATGTATGTTGCGGAACGGCTGATTGGACGATAGCGTTGGCGGAAGCGGTCGGTGAAGAAGGAAAAGTGTATGGACTCGATTTCAGCAAAAATATGCTGAAAATCGGCGAACAAAAGATAAAAGAAAAAAACCTTTCCCAAGTGACGCTTCTACACGGCAATGCTATGGAGCTTCCTTTTGAAGATAATACGTTTGATTATGTCACGATCGGATTTGGGTTAAGGAATGTTCCTGATTATTTGCGCGTTTTGGAGGAGATGCACAGGGTATTGAAGCCGGGCGGGATGGCAGTCTGTCTCGATACTTCGCAGCCGACTTTATGGGGATATCGGCAGCTTTATTATTTTTATTTTCGGTTCATCATGCCTTTGTTCGGAAAAATCTTTGCCAAAAGTTATGATGAGTATTCGTGGCTTCAAGAATCCGCCCGCGAATTTCCAGGTATGAAAGAACTGGCAAAGCTTTTTGAAAAGGCAGGATTTATTAACGTCGCTTATAAACCTTATAATGGCGGTGTGGCTGCAAGCCATTTTGGATATAAACAAACGTAA
- the ndk gene encoding nucleoside-diphosphate kinase, with the protein MERTFLMIKPDGVQRNLIGEIVSRFEKKGFQLVGAKLMTVTKELAEKHYQEHKERPFFGELVEFITSGPVFAMVWEGENVIATARQMMGTTNPKDAAPGTIRGDFGLTVSKNVIHGSDSPESAEREIGIFFKEEELVEYSKLINQWIY; encoded by the coding sequence ATGGAAAGAACATTTTTAATGATCAAACCGGATGGAGTCCAAAGAAATTTGATTGGTGAAATTGTGTCCCGTTTTGAAAAAAAAGGATTTCAACTTGTGGGCGCTAAATTGATGACAGTCACGAAAGAGTTGGCGGAAAAACACTATCAAGAACATAAAGAACGCCCTTTTTTCGGTGAATTAGTGGAATTCATTACGTCCGGACCTGTATTTGCGATGGTTTGGGAAGGAGAAAATGTCATTGCGACAGCTCGTCAAATGATGGGAACGACCAATCCGAAAGACGCTGCTCCGGGAACCATCAGAGGAGATTTTGGACTGACTGTAAGTAAAAACGTCATTCATGGATCTGATTCTCCGGAAAGTGCAGAGCGTGAAATTGGTATTTTCTTCAAAGAAGAAGAACTCGTTGAATATTCAAAATTGATCAACCAATGGATTTATTAA
- the hepT gene encoding heptaprenyl diphosphate synthase component II has translation MKFQSLYSFLKTDIDLIERELEQAIYSRSPIIYNSSLKLLQAGGKRIRPIFVLLAAHFGNYDIGKIKNLAVALELIHMASLVHDDVIDDSDIRRGKPTVKAQWDNRVAMYTGDYLFARSLEYMTKLENVEVHKVLSDTIIEVCIGEMVQMKDKYRFDQNLRDYLRRIKRKTALLIAASCQLGAVASGAPPHICKKLYHFGYNVGMSYQIIDDILDFTGTEKQLGKPAGGDLLQGNVTLPVLYAMEKPGLREAIYTVNEKTSQKDIKRIIEQIKQSDAIQRSNNLSQRYLDRAIAILDDLPDNKAKKSLKEIAKYIGKRKY, from the coding sequence ATGAAATTTCAATCGTTATATTCGTTTTTAAAAACGGATATTGATTTAATTGAAAGGGAACTGGAGCAGGCCATTTATTCCCGGTCCCCCATCATTTATAACTCCTCTTTAAAACTGTTGCAGGCTGGCGGAAAACGGATTCGCCCCATCTTTGTCTTGCTGGCCGCTCATTTTGGAAATTACGATATTGGAAAAATCAAAAATTTGGCTGTAGCTCTTGAGCTTATACATATGGCTTCTCTCGTTCACGATGATGTCATCGATGATTCCGATATAAGGAGAGGAAAGCCGACTGTAAAAGCTCAATGGGACAACCGAGTGGCGATGTATACAGGTGACTATCTTTTCGCTCGCTCGTTGGAATATATGACTAAGCTTGAAAATGTGGAAGTTCATAAGGTCTTGTCCGATACGATCATCGAAGTATGTATCGGCGAAATGGTACAAATGAAAGACAAGTATCGATTTGATCAAAATCTAAGGGATTACCTTCGTCGAATTAAAAGAAAAACGGCGTTGCTGATCGCGGCAAGCTGCCAGCTCGGAGCCGTTGCGTCCGGCGCCCCGCCCCATATTTGCAAAAAATTGTACCATTTCGGCTATAATGTCGGGATGTCTTATCAAATCATTGACGATATATTGGACTTCACGGGAACGGAAAAACAGTTGGGGAAACCTGCTGGAGGCGATCTTCTTCAAGGAAATGTCACCCTCCCTGTTTTATATGCCATGGAGAAGCCCGGACTGCGGGAAGCGATCTATACGGTCAATGAAAAAACATCCCAAAAAGATATCAAAAGGATCATCGAACAAATCAAGCAAAGTGATGCCATTCAGCGTTCCAACAATTTAAGCCAAAGATACTTGGATCGAGCAATCGCCATCTTGGATGATCTTCCCGACAATAAAGCAAAAAAGTCTTTGAAAGAAATCGCCAAGTATATCGGTAAAAGAAAATATTAG
- the folE gene encoding GTP cyclohydrolase I FolE translates to MQKTEVNLTQIEQAVRLILEAIGEDPEREGLIDTPKRVARMYQEVFSGLRQDPGEYFETIFSEDHEELVLVKDIPFYSMCEHHLVPFFGKAHVAYIPKNGKVTGLSKLARAVEAVAKRPQLQERITDEVIEAIMKKLDPHGAMVVVEAEHMCMTMRGVKKPGSKTVTTAVRGIFEQDAQARAEVLALIK, encoded by the coding sequence ATGCAAAAAACAGAAGTCAATTTGACACAAATTGAACAAGCTGTGCGCTTGATTTTAGAAGCAATCGGAGAAGATCCCGAACGAGAAGGGTTGATTGATACACCAAAACGGGTGGCAAGAATGTATCAGGAAGTCTTTTCGGGTTTAAGACAAGATCCCGGCGAGTATTTTGAAACCATCTTTAGCGAAGACCACGAGGAGTTAGTCCTTGTCAAAGATATTCCTTTTTACTCGATGTGTGAACATCATCTTGTCCCTTTCTTCGGGAAGGCTCATGTTGCTTACATACCAAAGAACGGAAAAGTAACGGGCTTAAGCAAACTTGCTCGTGCAGTAGAAGCAGTGGCCAAACGTCCGCAGCTTCAAGAAAGAATTACAGATGAAGTCATAGAGGCCATCATGAAAAAATTAGATCCGCATGGAGCGATGGTGGTCGTAGAAGCTGAGCATATGTGTATGACGATGCGAGGAGTCAAGAAACCAGGATCTAAAACGGTTACGACTGCTGTTCGAGGGATTTTCGAACAAGATGCTCAAGCACGTGCTGAAGTATTGGCTCTTATCAAATAA